In Rutidosis leptorrhynchoides isolate AG116_Rl617_1_P2 chromosome 2, CSIRO_AGI_Rlap_v1, whole genome shotgun sequence, one genomic interval encodes:
- the LOC139891689 gene encoding uncharacterized protein, with amino-acid sequence MKLTWSPEMATKAFMDTVKSSELYQGSSVTELISAMAAGWNAKLIVETWCQGDAITTSTGLAVASTHTCGRHVCIVPNEDSKTDYLTAMQKIGMAPEVLVGEPETVIKELDVIDFMVVDSRKIEFALILKAAKFGQRGAVLVCKNASSRVDSEFRWRSLFDDGGSRRIVRSVFLPVGKGLDIGHVSAVESGSGLEKRKNSRWIKRVDRESGEEFLIRK; translated from the exons ATGAAACTTACATGGTCGCCGGAGATGGCTACAAAGGCTTTCATGGATACCGTTAAATCC AGTGAGCTTTATCAAGGATCAAGTGTAACAGAGCTAATATCAGCCATGGCGGCCGGTTGGAACGCAAAACTCATCGTCGAAACATGGTGTCAAGGTGACGCAATAACAACAAGCACAGGGTTGGCTGTAGCATCAACCCACACGTGTGGTAGGCACGTGTGCATAGTCCCAAATGAAGATTCAAAAACCGACTACTTAACTGCAATGCAAAAGATCGGCATGGCACCAGAAGTACTTGTTGGAGAACCCGAAACCGTAATTAAAGAATTGGACGTTATAGATTTCATGGTGGTGGATTCAAGAAAAATAGAGTTTGCTTTGATCTTAAAAGCGGCTAAATTTGGACAACGTGGAGCGGTGTTAGTTTGTAAGAATGCAAGTTCGAGGGTAGATTCGGAATTTAGGTGGCGGAGTTTGTTTGATGACGGTGGATCACGGCGGATTGTGAGATCGGTGTTTTTGCCGGTGGGAAAAGGGTTGGATATTGGTCATGTTTCGGCGGTTGAATCCGGGTCGGGTTTGGAGAAAAGGAAAAATAGCAGGTGGATTAAACGGGTGGATAGAGAATCCGGGGAGGAGTTTCTGATCCGAAAGTAA